TGGTCAGCACACTGGTCCCCAACTTTACCACTATCGTCTTTGTATTGATTTTCATGTTTATTTCATTTTAAATTAGACGTAAAAAATCCCCCTGCCAAAAAAGACTCTTCGTAAGGGGTTATCCAGCAATAAAAAAACAGCAACGACATGTCGTTGCTGTTTTCAAGTATATCATTATTCATTATCGCTTCGCACGTATAGCCGTCAGCTTGATCGAAAATTAATTATGCCTCGGTTAAACTAACCTCTTCTAAGGCGATTAATTTGCTACTTGCTTCCACTTCAAGCATGTTAGATAAACGAGTTAAAAACAACTCAAATGCCTTATCTATCTGTATTTTTTGAGATTCATCGAGTGGATATGCAACCCAATTACCCGCTAAATTATAAATACCATCAAAGCGTTGATAACGGAATCCTGTTTCATCTAAAGTTACTAACATCGACCAACCTAAAAACTCTCGCTCTTCAGGCTCTTTATTATCATCAACACAAATTTCTAAACAATCAAAAAAGAAAGTCGAATCCGTTGAGCTTTGGCGACGAAAATAGGGTCCTAAATCGGTAAATAATTTATATAATCTACCTCGTGAAGGTCCACTGCTACTGTTTACTGTCATGAAAAACTATCCTTATTCGAGATTCATCGATGCTTAATTTAACATTCACTCAGCAAGATGTCTTGCTAGCCACTCACTAGAATACCGTAAAGAGTTCAAATATGATTCAAAAATGGGAGGTTTATCAATAATATGAGACTCCCCTTCGTGGCTTGTTCTCGCAATCATACGCAAATCATTTTCATTACAGACGATATCGTTTTTATGACCAATACTCAGTAACGGTGTATTGATACGTTTACGTCCTAATAAACCTTGCGTGACTAGCGAGAAAGGAACGCAATGTTGATAAAGCAATTCAGCATCGGAATTATTTAATTGCATACGTGAAGCAAGACAATCTAACAACATCGGTGGCAATTTTTTAAAGTTATCCAATTTATCAAATAAGCTTGCTACTGCGGCCCCAACTGCCACCACAGATTTGACCGATTTAGGCTCTAAAAAGGCCAATCTTGTGGCGATATTACCACCAAAACGCATGCCCATTAACGAGATTCGATTATGATCAACCCAAGGAACGTTTTTCAGTTGATGAATTATCTCCTGGTGTAGGGAGGATGAATCTTGACTCAGTTTAACATGCGTAGACAACCCTATACCCGGTAGGTCAACGGTCAACATTGCTATTTTTGCTGGTGCCAAATCCTTTTCAAATAGTGGTAACAAATCGCATTGTAGAGAATCGAGTCCACCACTAACAATGACCACGGGATGAATGGTCTCAGTATCGGGCAAATGCAAATAGCAAATGACATCTTTACCTTGAAAGGGAAACTTAACCTCTTTAATAATATATTGGTCGGTGAATTTAAAAGACTCACGATAATTTGAAAATGCTAACGCTTGAGACTGTCCTGCTAATTCATCGTTTCTTAAATGCGGATAACTGGCCACACTATAAAATTGCGAGGCGGTATAATAGGCTTTTCGTGCAGATTCCCGTTGTCCCAATTTAGCGAACTCATTAGCTTGCTTTTGATACTGCATGGCCTTTTGTGTCCACTCATAGTTCCAATTCCCCGATCGAAAACCAGTGACACTATCAAGAATATGCGGATCGCTACGTTTATTTGTAGCGGAGGTAATATGTGCAAGTACCTCGTAACAATCTATGATATCCAGCCCTTGCCAAGCCCAAAGCATAAACTTTAATAAACGATACCAGTTATCTTGCAACTCCCCTTCCATAATAACATTATTCGTTGCATGGTTTTTTTTACTGCTGGAATTAGCGATAATGGTTGACGTTTCTTGAACAGTAATTTTATCGCTAAAAAGTACTTCTGATAAGTTTTCTGACATAAGTTGCCCTCTAATCCACATTGACCAATATTAGGAATTAATTATGCTACAGATTACCGACAATCACACAGAACAGCAATTATTGCCTCTGTTTCGGCTAGCTTTTCGTCCATTTTTTTTAGTTGGCACATTATTCGCCATATTTAGTGCAATCACATGGGGGCTATTGCTCTTTGCTACCATCACGCTACCATCGCAATTGCCCCCGACACTGTGGCATGCCCATGAAATGCTCTTTGGTTTTGCTGGCGCAATTATTTTAGGTTTTCTATTAACGGCAGTACAGAACTGGACGGGGCATCCAGGGCTAAAAGGCTATAAATTAGGCGCTTTAGTCACGCTTTGGTTATTAGGACGTATTGCAATATTTACTTTTCCACCTAACCTATATTGGCTAACCATGATTTTAGAACTAAGTTGGATGCCGCTAGCAGCTATTGTATTAGCACGCTCTGTATTATATGCAAAGCAGTGGCGTAACCTATTTTTTGTGCCATTACTATTTGCCATGACGCTATTAAATGGCATTAGCCTCTACGCCTTTCAAAAATACGATTATCTACTCGCCCAAGATGCTATTTGGAGCATGCTTTTTTTAGTGTTATTTATTATCGCGGTAATGGGTGGACGCGTTATCCCCTTTTTTACGAGCAAAGGAACCGACTCAGAAAAAGTACAACCCATAAAAGTACTAGAGTATTGCGCGCTACTCCCTTTACTATTACTCGCATTCACTGTTTTTTTTACGCCACTAAATATCTTTAGTGGCTATTTGGCTTTACTCGCGGGAATCAGCAACAGCATTCGCCTAATACGCTGGCGACCACAAATAACTTTGCCTGTACCTTTACTTTGGTCATTACATTTAAGTTACTTACTGCTTGCCATCGGACTTATTCTCTATTCTATGGCACTATTTATTCCCGCCATTAACGCAATCACCATGATACACCTTTCAGCTATTGGTGGTATTGGCGGCGTTATTTTAGCAATGATAAGTCGCGTTTCTTTAGGCCATACAGGGCGACCATTAATTTCTGAAAAATGGATGAATATTGCCTTTGCGAGCACAGCAATATCGGGTTTAATACGCCTCATTTATCCATACATACAACCTAATTCTCCGATAATGGGGTATTGGTTGTCGATTATTTTCTGGTGCACAGCCTTTGTTCTGTTTGTTATCTGCTATGCCAAAATGTTACTGTCGGCACGAATTGATCAACGCCCGGGGTAGGTTATAACAATTCACATAATATTATGGTCATAGCATGTTGAGGAAAAATGATACAGAGCAAGGCGCATTTAATCGTAATCGCTAGCTTTTACGATTAAATGCAACGCGGTTATCTATTATTTTTAACCAACAAGATAATGCGGATTGCTATTAAATTGGCGATTCGTGGATTTGTCGTTGTAATATTCTTTCAGCTTCTAATAGGGTCGCTTTTTCTCCCTGTAATATGACCGTGTCACCCGTTACAAAGCGGGTATCATGGGAAAGAATAACTTCTTCACCATCTGCTCTGTGTAATGATTTAATGATCACACCTGACAAGCTAAAGTCAGCGATGTAACTGCCTATCATTTGTGACTGTGGTGATAAAACCACGGCATGAATTTGCTCAATTAACCAGGCATTCTTCTCTAATTGACTATCTTGTCCGTAGTAAAAGCCATGTAAATTTTGATATTTACTTTTCCTTTCCAGATCCAAGCGCTCAATGATTTTACGATGGGGAATACCTGATAAAAATAGCACGTGGGCAACCAACATCAACCCCCCCTCTAACACCTCAGGAACAACTTGCGTAGCTCCAGCTTCCTGCAATTGATCTATTCCTTGGTCATTTTTAGTTCGCACCAATACCTTTACCTTTGGGTTTATTTGTCTAATTTGTCCTAACAAGGCCATCGAGCGCTTAAGATCATCAAAGGTAATAATTAACAACTTTGCCTTTTCAATACCCGCAATAAGTAATATTTCACGGCGGCTTGCATCACCAAACTCAACCATCTCTCCGCCTTCTCGCGCTTCCTTAACACGCAGAGGATCTCTATCTAAAACAATGAATGGCAGAGATTCTGCCCTTAAAAAACGCGACAGTATTTGCCCAACACGACCATAACCACAAATAATCGTGTGATTAGCAAATTGGCCAGGCAAAGGCTGGCGAAAATTAAATACTTTGGCTGAATGGTGTAGCACTTCTACGGCTATTTTTTGGCTATAATTAACCAATAAAGGCGTTAAAGACATACTTAACACGCCAGTTGCTATCAATAATGAAGATAGTTGTTCATCAAGCAAATGATACTTATTGGCTAAAGCAACTAAAATAAAACCAAACTCGCCCATTTGTGCGAGTGCGATACCAACTCCCAAGGCTGTTTTAAGCTTTTCACGCATAATTAATGCCGCGCTAGTAATGGTCACAACTTTTGCCAACATCACACAAAAAACGATTAAAATTAACGTGCTCAAATCATTGCGCAGTACATCAAAATTCAGCAGGGTGCCAATAGAGATAAAAAACATCGCCATTAATATATCTTTAAATGGCCTTATATCCGCAGAGATTTGGTGACGATAATGACTCTCGGCAAGCATCATCCCAGCTAAAAAAGCTCCTAACGCCATCGATAAACCCAGTTTTTGGGTAAACCAAGCAGCAAACAGGCTAATAAATAGTGTTGAAAGAATAAAGGTTTCATCGAAACGTAGCCGCCCCATTTCATAAAAAAATCGCGGCAATAACCAATGTCCAATGGAGAGTAATAATGCAACAGCAAAACCGCCTTTCATCGCAGCAATGGATAATGGTACGACTAATCCACCTTCAACATTAGGCACAGCGATGATTGGAATAATAATTAAAAATGGGACAACGGCCAGATCCTGAAACAGCAAAATGGCAATAGACAACTTACCAACCTGTGAATGTAATTGCTGTTTGTCTGACAAAAGTTTGACGATAATAGCAGTTGAAGACATGGTCAACACAGAGGCAACGGCAAAGGATTCCTGCCAGCTCATGGCAAACAATTGACTTAATGCGAAAAATAGAAAAAACGAAACAACAACTTGTAATATACCTACGCCAAATACCGAACGGCGCATATCAATCAGTTTTTTTAGAGAAAACTCCAACCCCAGCGAAAACATCAAAAACACAATACCAAATTCAGCCACCAACTCTATCTCATGGTAAGAGGCTAGGTAATTCAGTAGAGACGGGCCAAGTACAAAGCCAGTAAAAAGATAAGCAACAATATTAGATAAACGTAATTGCCTGAAAATAATCACACTAATGATGGCAAAAAATAGTAGTAATAAAAGATCGTTAAGCACTTAGCTCCCCCTTTTTTTTTGCCAAAAAACAGATAACCAATATCCCTTTAAGCATAGCCAACATCTTAAAAATAAAAACACAACGAATTGTCAATATTACTTGGCATAGTTCATGCTTAGATAGGAGCAGGATAAAGGAAATCATTGGTTTGCCAAATAACGGGGTATTCTATGGAAGCAACCACACAAGATAAAATTCAGACACTACCGCTTAGCGACAAGATATTCACCGTATTTAGCAATGATACTTTGCTAAAGCCTGAGGATAAATTGTTGTCTATCGAGTTATTGCAGGAATCTTTTCAATTAAAGGAATTAATGAACAATTTTGCCACCTTAGTGGCAAGATTTGTCCGCCCTTTTAATATTCGTTTTCAATCGGCACATGGTTTCTTTAGTATCAAACTAGAAAAGAAATTTAATTATAGCCATACCTTCAATTTATCGCGCACGGAAAATGGTGAGCGAATAGGTGCGATTACCTACCAAAGCAGTAAACCTTTGGGTACGAAAGAGAGTAAAATATTAACCGAATTACATATATTATTAGTGCCTAACCTGCGCTATGTATTAAAGATATCAGAACTTAACGCGATGATATTTAAGGATCACCTGACCAATGTCGGCAATAGAGCCTATTATGATGAAGCGATTTTGCGGGCCATCGATCAAAGCAACCGATGTGAACAGGATTTATCTATCATCGTACTAGATATTAATGATTTCAAGATAATCAACGATACCCTTGGACACCTTAAGGGAGATCAGGTTCTACAACATTTTGCAGTGGTATTAACCAAGAGCGTACGTACGACAGACATGGTGTTTCGCTTAGGGGGCGATGAGTTTGTTATTATTTTGCAGCCAGGTGAGCAGCAATCGGTCAATATCGTTACTCGGCGTTTATTTAAAGAGATCAATCAAAACCATTTATTACGGGAAATTAATTTTTCCTGTGCCGTTGGCTTTAGTCATTGGCAAATGGGACAAACAGCAGATCAGCTATTTGCCATCGCCGATCAAAATTTATATGTCAATAAACTATCCCGCAAAAAAGCGCTCAATTAATAACCAAGCAAGGAGTTGTCAATAATTTGGCAACTCCTTTAGCGTTCACTACTGTCATGTTCGTAATAACTTTCTAATTACACGGCTTAAACTAATAAAGACAATCATAACGGCAATAGCGGGTACTGCAAACCATAAACTGAGATGCAAACTCGGTGTTAATTGAAATCCCCATTTCATTAAACTATAAATGACTATTTCAGCACCTAATGCAGCAATCACGCCAGCTGAAAGCGCCATCAAGCCGTATTCACTTAGCAAAGTTTGACGAATATATTTTCGACTCGCCCCCAAGGTGCGATATAGTAGAACTTCTTGACTACGTTGCTGCAGACTTAGCCGTAACAAAGTAAAAATAAGTAATATACCACTGATCACTCCTAGGGCTGCTAACACCGTTAATGACCAACTAATTTGCGCTAATAATGATTGTATTTTTTCCCCTATAACACGGAAATTTAGCAGGCTAACCGTGGGATAATCACGTCCAAGCTGATTTAATAAGGTATTTTGCTGCTCGCCAATATGAAAACTAAGTAACCAGGTGGCAGGTAGATCATGTAAAATATCCGGTGTAAATATAAAATAAAAATTTGGTTTCATACTTTGCCATTGCACCGTTCGAATAGCATTAACACTTGCCATAATAGTTTGACTATTCACCGTAAAGGTTAATTTATCACCGAGATTAATATCTAAATTCTGCGCAACACTTTGCTCAATCGAAACACCATTTTTAACGCTCCACTGCCCAGCAACCACTTCATTATAGGAAGGCAGCTGCTCCGCCCAAGTAAAATTAATTTCTCGTTTTAATACATTGAAATTTTGCTGCTCTTGCCTCACGGCCTGTTTAATATCAACACCATTAATTTGTGTTAACCGTCCACGGACAATCGGGTAGGCAGCAGATCGCGCAACATTATTATCATCTAACAGTTGTAAATAGTCGCGATATTCAGTTGGTGCAATATTAATAGCAAAGACGTTAGGCGCATCAACAGGCATCGTTTGTTGCCAATCTCCAAGCAGATCATGGCGTAACAACCAAATAATCGCTACTAACATCAATGAACCAGATAGTGCAGCTAACTGCATCATGCTCTGTTTGGGCGATCTTCTAATTCGACTTAAGGCCAATGTCATCGCTGCATTCCATTGACGTTGATGAAGCAGATATAAAAGACCATAACTACACAATGCCAGTAGCAAAAACAGAGTAATTAATGCCCCAAAAATCATCCATACAAGCGTATTATTTCCATAATAGAGTATAAAAGCAGCAATCGGAAAGATAACAAGCCAACGCCCTTTACTCGATGATAGACTTTTTTTCCCCTGCAATACCGCAATCGCCGGAGTATCTAGTAACCGCAAAAGGGGAATACCCAGTGACGGTAGTGCGATTAACAAAGCAACGCTAGCAGCTAGCAAAAAAGGTAAATAACCATAACTTGGTAACTCCGCCGGCAATACATCCGTTAACGGAAGACGTAATAAGATCTCCAATATAAAGCCGAACAAACTCCCTAACAGTAAACTACTTATAAATATCACACCAATTTGCGTTAATAACCAAGCGGATAACCACGTTTTACTCGCCCCCATGCTTTTTAACATGGCGACCATTTCAGTTCGGCTATCGGCATAATGCAAACACGTTAAAACAAGTGTTACCGCGGCCATTAAAATAACCATCACGATCGTTAACGATAAATACTGCTTCGCTTTAACAATCAAATCGGCACTCCGCCCTTGCGCATTTTCACTGCGCCAACGTTGTGATGGTTGCAAGGTGTAATTTTCTTGTAAGCGCGCTAAGTCACTCTCCTCTCCACTAAAGAAAGTACGATATTGAACACGACTACCTACTTGCAGCGCACCGGTTCTCGTTAGATCATCTTGATGGATGAAAACATTAGGTAACGCACGAAAAGGATTAAAGGAAAGTTCCGGTTGTTCAACAACCTTACCAGAGATGACGAACTGCGCATCACCAATGTCAAGTTGGTCTCCTACAGCGACAGATAATAGTGAAAAAAGCCGCTCTGAAAGCCATAATTCACCTGGCTGAACCTGTTCGTGTACTGCCTGATTCTCATCCGCTAGTATTAACTCGCCACGCAATGGATAATTCAATTGTACCGCTTGTACACTC
This window of the Psychromonas sp. MME1 genome carries:
- a CDS encoding GGDEF domain-containing protein — encoded protein: MEATTQDKIQTLPLSDKIFTVFSNDTLLKPEDKLLSIELLQESFQLKELMNNFATLVARFVRPFNIRFQSAHGFFSIKLEKKFNYSHTFNLSRTENGERIGAITYQSSKPLGTKESKILTELHILLVPNLRYVLKISELNAMIFKDHLTNVGNRAYYDEAILRAIDQSNRCEQDLSIIVLDINDFKIINDTLGHLKGDQVLQHFAVVLTKSVRTTDMVFRLGGDEFVIILQPGEQQSVNIVTRRLFKEINQNHLLREINFSCAVGFSHWQMGQTADQLFAIADQNLYVNKLSRKKALN
- a CDS encoding cation:proton antiporter; this translates as MLNDLLLLLFFAIISVIIFRQLRLSNIVAYLFTGFVLGPSLLNYLASYHEIELVAEFGIVFLMFSLGLEFSLKKLIDMRRSVFGVGILQVVVSFFLFFALSQLFAMSWQESFAVASVLTMSSTAIIVKLLSDKQQLHSQVGKLSIAILLFQDLAVVPFLIIIPIIAVPNVEGGLVVPLSIAAMKGGFAVALLLSIGHWLLPRFFYEMGRLRFDETFILSTLFISLFAAWFTQKLGLSMALGAFLAGMMLAESHYRHQISADIRPFKDILMAMFFISIGTLLNFDVLRNDLSTLILIVFCVMLAKVVTITSAALIMREKLKTALGVGIALAQMGEFGFILVALANKYHLLDEQLSSLLIATGVLSMSLTPLLVNYSQKIAVEVLHHSAKVFNFRQPLPGQFANHTIICGYGRVGQILSRFLRAESLPFIVLDRDPLRVKEAREGGEMVEFGDASRREILLIAGIEKAKLLIITFDDLKRSMALLGQIRQINPKVKVLVRTKNDQGIDQLQEAGATQVVPEVLEGGLMLVAHVLFLSGIPHRKIIERLDLERKSKYQNLHGFYYGQDSQLEKNAWLIEQIHAVVLSPQSQMIGSYIADFSLSGVIIKSLHRADGEEVILSHDTRFVTGDTVILQGEKATLLEAERILQRQIHESPI
- a CDS encoding ABC transporter permease, with amino-acid sequence MGNVISGKKMVLRWSLREIYHGQLWPVFAALTLIVACVVALSALALRVEGVMTNHSRAMLAADLVFHSDTPAPPLLLESAHQLNLNSSIQTRFQTMAFSDEEMQLVSVQAVQLNYPLRGELILADENQAVHEQVQPGELWLSERLFSLLSVAVGDQLDIGDAQFVISGKVVEQPELSFNPFRALPNVFIHQDDLTRTGALQVGSRVQYRTFFSGEESDLARLQENYTLQPSQRWRSENAQGRSADLIVKAKQYLSLTIVMVILMAAVTLVLTCLHYADSRTEMVAMLKSMGASKTWLSAWLLTQIGVIFISSLLLGSLFGFILEILLRLPLTDVLPAELPSYGYLPFLLAASVALLIALPSLGIPLLRLLDTPAIAVLQGKKSLSSSKGRWLVIFPIAAFILYYGNNTLVWMIFGALITLFLLLALCSYGLLYLLHQRQWNAAMTLALSRIRRSPKQSMMQLAALSGSLMLVAIIWLLRHDLLGDWQQTMPVDAPNVFAINIAPTEYRDYLQLLDDNNVARSAAYPIVRGRLTQINGVDIKQAVRQEQQNFNVLKREINFTWAEQLPSYNEVVAGQWSVKNGVSIEQSVAQNLDINLGDKLTFTVNSQTIMASVNAIRTVQWQSMKPNFYFIFTPDILHDLPATWLLSFHIGEQQNTLLNQLGRDYPTVSLLNFRVIGEKIQSLLAQISWSLTVLAALGVISGILLIFTLLRLSLQQRSQEVLLYRTLGASRKYIRQTLLSEYGLMALSAGVIAALGAEIVIYSLMKWGFQLTPSLHLSLWFAVPAIAVMIVFISLSRVIRKLLRT
- the frsA gene encoding esterase FrsA: MSENLSEVLFSDKITVQETSTIIANSSSKKNHATNNVIMEGELQDNWYRLLKFMLWAWQGLDIIDCYEVLAHITSATNKRSDPHILDSVTGFRSGNWNYEWTQKAMQYQKQANEFAKLGQRESARKAYYTASQFYSVASYPHLRNDELAGQSQALAFSNYRESFKFTDQYIIKEVKFPFQGKDVICYLHLPDTETIHPVVIVSGGLDSLQCDLLPLFEKDLAPAKIAMLTVDLPGIGLSTHVKLSQDSSSLHQEIIHQLKNVPWVDHNRISLMGMRFGGNIATRLAFLEPKSVKSVVAVGAAVASLFDKLDNFKKLPPMLLDCLASRMQLNNSDAELLYQHCVPFSLVTQGLLGRKRINTPLLSIGHKNDIVCNENDLRMIARTSHEGESHIIDKPPIFESYLNSLRYSSEWLARHLAE
- the crl gene encoding sigma factor-binding protein Crl, giving the protein MTVNSSSGPSRGRLYKLFTDLGPYFRRQSSTDSTFFFDCLEICVDDNKEPEEREFLGWSMLVTLDETGFRYQRFDGIYNLAGNWVAYPLDESQKIQIDKAFELFLTRLSNMLEVEASSKLIALEEVSLTEA
- a CDS encoding NnrS family protein, whose product is MLQITDNHTEQQLLPLFRLAFRPFFLVGTLFAIFSAITWGLLLFATITLPSQLPPTLWHAHEMLFGFAGAIILGFLLTAVQNWTGHPGLKGYKLGALVTLWLLGRIAIFTFPPNLYWLTMILELSWMPLAAIVLARSVLYAKQWRNLFFVPLLFAMTLLNGISLYAFQKYDYLLAQDAIWSMLFLVLFIIAVMGGRVIPFFTSKGTDSEKVQPIKVLEYCALLPLLLLAFTVFFTPLNIFSGYLALLAGISNSIRLIRWRPQITLPVPLLWSLHLSYLLLAIGLILYSMALFIPAINAITMIHLSAIGGIGGVILAMISRVSLGHTGRPLISEKWMNIAFASTAISGLIRLIYPYIQPNSPIMGYWLSIIFWCTAFVLFVICYAKMLLSARIDQRPG